Proteins encoded in a region of the Clostridium butyricum genome:
- a CDS encoding response regulator transcription factor, whose translation MNILIAEDEKDIRDLISLHMKKENHNVFEASDGKEALDIFECEKIDLILVDIMMPKINGIAVIQKVRESSTIPIICITAMGSDSDKVLALGIGADDYLVKPISPIELCARVSSHLRRCYRYTENREDTCSTGDLKIYSDTFEVYKGDKKIELNPKEFKILKLLISNAGRVFTKKQIYEQVWGEIYIGDSNNIMVHLSHIREKIEDDPKNPVYIKTIRGIGYKIERYKPNEI comes from the coding sequence ATGAATATTTTGATTGCAGAGGATGAGAAAGACATTAGAGACCTTATCTCATTACATATGAAAAAGGAAAATCATAATGTTTTTGAAGCAAGTGATGGAAAAGAAGCTTTAGATATTTTTGAATGTGAAAAAATAGATTTAATATTAGTTGATATAATGATGCCTAAAATTAATGGAATTGCAGTTATACAGAAGGTGAGAGAGAGTTCTACTATACCAATAATATGCATTACAGCAATGGGAAGTGATTCAGATAAAGTACTTGCGCTAGGAATAGGTGCTGATGACTATTTAGTTAAACCCATAAGTCCTATAGAATTATGTGCAAGGGTATCATCTCATCTTAGAAGATGTTATAGGTATACTGAAAATAGGGAAGATACCTGTTCTACTGGAGATTTAAAAATATATTCAGACACCTTTGAAGTTTACAAAGGAGATAAAAAGATAGAGTTAAATCCTAAGGAATTTAAAATACTTAAATTATTAATATCAAATGCGGGACGAGTTTTTACAAAGAAACAAATTTATGAGCAAGTATGGGGTGAGATTTATATTGGAGATTCAAACAATATAATGGTTCATTTAAGTCATATAAGAGAAAAGATAGAAGATGATCCTAAGAATCCAGTGTATATAAAAACTATAAGAGGAATAGGGTATAAGATTGAAAGGTATAAGCCTAATGAAATCTAA
- a CDS encoding sensor histidine kinase, with the protein MLEKKIENDYTTITEEDLKMINGFIVKIDNNIRVQYAIGYIDEKKFDDIKLEDCISLLGFKTNSEFKVRPPDILSRNIFKNCNNAIVTVDEGEKYSIYTRYMHEDKSLLVLGCPYSEITKSNLVTQILPHHYIVKGLAFCNVMIVLCIVYILAQKTSKEFINPIRTLLRGVTEIANGNYDVRVESEKINEFLELTNGFNNMAQTIQNEQKENRKLEKMREDLILDISHDLKNPLASIMGYSETLINSDDLNSEEMKEYLTIINRNSYRANKLINDLFEFSLYNNTDYQFNLVKQDICEVLRQIIANFIPEFDHKEFIYDFEIFDESYYVMMDEEKLYRAINNILENKVKYNKAGNEIFIKTEIIDDKFYIRFFDNGDTIPEEYKESIFNPFVRTDKSRNSKTGGTGLGLSITKRILNKHNGDIKILESEIGTNFEVYLPLLRE; encoded by the coding sequence ATGTTAGAAAAGAAAATTGAAAACGACTATACAACTATTACAGAGGAAGATCTTAAAATGATTAATGGATTTATTGTTAAAATAGATAATAATATCAGAGTTCAATATGCAATTGGATATATTGATGAAAAAAAGTTTGATGATATAAAATTAGAGGATTGTATAAGTTTACTCGGATTTAAGACCAATAGTGAATTCAAAGTAAGACCACCTGATATTCTTTCAAGAAATATTTTTAAAAATTGTAATAATGCTATTGTAACTGTTGATGAAGGTGAAAAATATTCAATATATACAAGATACATGCATGAAGATAAGTCACTACTTGTTTTGGGGTGCCCTTATTCAGAAATAACAAAATCTAACTTAGTGACTCAGATACTTCCACATCATTATATAGTAAAAGGACTTGCATTTTGTAATGTGATGATTGTTTTATGTATTGTATATATTCTTGCTCAAAAAACTTCAAAGGAATTTATAAATCCCATAAGGACTCTCCTTAGAGGGGTTACAGAAATAGCTAATGGAAATTACGATGTTAGAGTTGAAAGTGAAAAAATAAATGAATTTTTAGAATTAACTAATGGTTTTAATAATATGGCTCAGACAATACAGAATGAGCAAAAGGAAAATAGAAAGCTTGAAAAAATGAGAGAAGATTTAATTTTAGATATATCACATGATTTAAAAAATCCTCTTGCATCAATAATGGGTTATAGTGAAACTTTAATAAATTCAGATGATTTAAATTCTGAAGAGATGAAGGAATATCTTACTATAATAAATAGAAATTCCTATAGAGCGAATAAGCTTATTAATGATTTATTTGAGTTTTCTTTATATAACAATACTGACTATCAATTTAATCTTGTTAAACAAGACATTTGTGAAGTATTAAGACAAATAATAGCTAATTTTATTCCAGAGTTTGATCATAAGGAATTCATATATGATTTTGAAATCTTTGATGAAAGTTATTATGTTATGATGGATGAAGAAAAATTATATAGAGCTATCAATAATATTCTTGAGAATAAAGTAAAATATAATAAAGCTGGAAATGAAATTTTTATAAAAACAGAAATTATTGATGATAAATTTTATATTAGATTTTTTGATAATGGGGATACAATACCAGAAGAATATAAAGAAAGTATATTTAATCCATTTGTAAGAACTGATAAATCAAGAAATTCTAAGACTGGTGGAACAGGACTTGGACTGTCTATAACAAAAAGAATACTAAATAAACATAATGGTGATATAAAAATACTAGAAAGTGAAATAGGAACTAACTTTGAGGTATATCTTCCTTTACTTAGAGAATAG
- a CDS encoding CPBP family intramembrane glutamic endopeptidase: MDLNKRLNQIKIRDIIIIYLFSTFIVSGIIFGIVKINQKEVENFILNTLTLILQLVVLIILVLKIKLSKQDIMFLYEDFKKKIDKRELFNVTFIKICIALGGGKLIISFLYFIDPSIVNNFIYESSSLINTFRNYLLNVVLLVMIAPIVDEIVFRGVIFNRIIQKFNLCVGIIVSSIIYASFYAGSGIAGAFALGIINCILYIKYRNILINIFVNFINNVIVLISVLPVVNKNVNDMIITYSNVIINIFLGSIFCIGGIYLLIKFINKNSNVLISYDKYVKAHKELNIKT, encoded by the coding sequence TTGGATTTAAATAAAAGATTAAATCAAATAAAAATAAGGGATATTATTATTATTTATTTATTTAGTACATTTATCGTTAGTGGAATAATATTTGGTATTGTAAAAATTAATCAAAAAGAGGTTGAAAATTTTATTTTAAATACATTAACTTTAATTTTACAGCTAGTAGTACTGATAATATTAGTATTAAAAATTAAGTTATCAAAGCAAGATATAATGTTCTTATATGAGGATTTTAAGAAAAAGATAGATAAAAGAGAGCTATTTAATGTTACTTTCATTAAGATATGTATAGCATTAGGTGGAGGTAAATTAATCATAAGTTTTCTTTATTTTATTGATCCAAGCATAGTAAATAATTTTATTTATGAATCAAGTTCATTGATAAATACATTTAGAAATTATCTATTAAATGTAGTACTACTAGTGATGATAGCACCAATTGTAGATGAGATTGTTTTTAGAGGTGTGATATTCAATAGGATTATACAAAAATTTAATTTGTGCGTTGGAATAATCGTATCATCTATAATTTATGCATCATTTTATGCTGGAAGCGGAATTGCAGGTGCTTTTGCTTTAGGGATAATTAATTGTATATTATATATTAAATATAGAAATATTTTAATTAATATTTTTGTGAATTTTATAAACAATGTTATTGTTTTAATTTCAGTATTACCGGTAGTTAATAAAAATGTAAATGATATGATAATAACGTACAGTAATGTAATTATAAATATTTTTTTGGGAAGCATATTTTGTATTGGTGGAATTTATTTATTAATAAAATTTATAAATAAAAATAGTAATGTCTTAATTTCATATGATAAATATGTAAAAGCACATAAAGAATTAAATATAAAAACTTAA
- a CDS encoding Tex family protein, giving the protein MNSIENRLAEELGIKLSQVQNVIGLLDDGNTVPFISRYRKEATGGLSDEILRKLSERLTYLRNLQERKADVRRLIEEQEKFTEEIGKALEKAQTLTEVEDIYRPYKPKKRTRATIAQGKGLAPLAELIKEGKFTGNIDEEASKYINEEKGVKSAEEAISGALDIIAENISDEAKYRKHIRNLVFKEGKIESKGSSDEPTPYEMYYDYCEDVYKIPPHRILAINRGEKEKVLAVKIVLNEDKSITYLENNILTGNNIVDEKLKLAIRDSYKRLIFPSIEREIRNELTDKGEEGAIKIFKENLKALLLQAPIKGKVVMGFDPGFRTGCKIAILDATGKFLENTAVYPTLPKKDIEGTKKTLKALISKYDVDVISLGNGTASRESEEVIAEMISEIKKETGKELSYVIVSEAGASVYSASELATKEYPDLDVTVRGAISIGRRLQDPLAELVKIDPKAIGVGQYQHDVTPKKLEESLAGVVEDSVNTVGVDLNIATPSLLTHISGINASIAKNIVDYRDEKGGFISRKELLKVKRLGQKAYEQCAGFLRVSESKEPLDNTSVHPESYEAAKKIIEVLGYNKEDLKNKNLNDIDERAELKGLHKLSEEVEIGELTLKDIIKELKKPGRDPREEMPKPILKTGIIEMKDLKPGMVLAGTVRNVSDFGAFVDIGVHQDGLVHKSQMADRFVKHPLDIVKVGDVVKVSILEVDEKRKRISLTMKDIKESE; this is encoded by the coding sequence ATGAATTCTATAGAAAATAGGTTAGCTGAGGAGCTAGGAATAAAATTAAGTCAAGTTCAGAATGTAATAGGACTTTTAGATGATGGAAATACAGTTCCGTTTATTTCTAGATATAGAAAGGAAGCTACAGGGGGACTTTCAGATGAAATATTAAGAAAGTTATCAGAAAGACTTACTTATTTAAGAAATTTACAAGAAAGAAAAGCGGATGTAAGAAGACTTATAGAAGAGCAGGAAAAGTTTACAGAAGAAATAGGAAAAGCACTAGAAAAAGCACAAACTTTAACAGAGGTTGAAGATATATATAGACCGTATAAACCTAAAAAGAGAACAAGAGCAACTATTGCCCAAGGAAAGGGATTGGCTCCATTAGCTGAACTTATTAAAGAGGGGAAATTTACAGGTAATATAGATGAAGAAGCATCTAAGTATATTAATGAAGAAAAGGGAGTAAAATCTGCAGAAGAAGCTATATCAGGTGCTTTAGATATTATTGCTGAAAATATTTCAGATGAAGCAAAATATAGAAAGCACATAAGAAACCTTGTATTTAAAGAAGGTAAGATAGAATCAAAAGGAAGCAGTGATGAACCAACTCCTTATGAAATGTATTATGATTATTGTGAAGATGTATATAAAATACCACCTCATAGAATTTTAGCAATAAATAGAGGTGAAAAAGAAAAAGTATTAGCCGTAAAAATAGTTTTAAATGAAGATAAATCCATAACTTATCTTGAAAACAATATACTTACAGGAAATAATATTGTTGATGAAAAATTAAAATTAGCAATAAGAGATTCATATAAAAGATTAATATTTCCATCAATAGAAAGGGAAATAAGAAATGAATTAACAGATAAAGGTGAAGAAGGGGCAATAAAAATATTTAAAGAAAATTTAAAGGCACTTCTTCTTCAAGCGCCTATAAAGGGAAAAGTTGTTATGGGGTTTGACCCTGGGTTTAGAACAGGATGTAAAATTGCTATATTAGATGCTACAGGTAAATTCTTAGAAAATACAGCTGTTTATCCAACTCTTCCTAAAAAGGATATTGAAGGTACTAAAAAGACACTGAAAGCACTTATATCAAAATATGATGTTGATGTTATATCACTTGGAAATGGTACTGCATCAAGAGAATCAGAAGAAGTAATTGCAGAAATGATTAGTGAAATAAAGAAAGAAACAGGGAAAGAGCTTTCTTATGTTATAGTATCAGAAGCAGGGGCTTCAGTATACTCAGCCTCAGAACTAGCAACTAAGGAATATCCTGATTTAGATGTTACAGTAAGAGGGGCAATATCAATAGGAAGAAGACTTCAAGATCCTCTTGCAGAACTAGTAAAAATAGATCCAAAAGCAATAGGAGTAGGTCAATATCAACATGATGTAACGCCTAAAAAGCTTGAAGAATCATTGGCAGGAGTTGTAGAAGATTCTGTTAATACAGTAGGTGTAGATTTAAACATTGCAACTCCATCATTATTAACACATATATCTGGAATTAATGCATCAATAGCAAAGAATATAGTTGATTATAGAGATGAAAAAGGTGGATTTATATCAAGAAAAGAGCTTCTTAAAGTAAAAAGGCTGGGACAGAAGGCTTATGAACAGTGCGCAGGTTTCCTTAGGGTATCAGAAAGCAAAGAACCTTTAGATAATACATCAGTTCATCCAGAATCATATGAAGCTGCTAAAAAAATAATAGAGGTACTTGGATACAATAAGGAAGACTTAAAAAATAAAAATCTTAATGATATAGATGAGAGAGCAGAATTAAAAGGACTTCACAAATTAAGTGAGGAAGTAGAAATTGGAGAACTTACACTAAAGGATATTATAAAGGAACTTAAAAAGCCTGGAAGAGATCCAAGAGAAGAAATGCCAAAGCCAATTCTCAAAACTGGAATTATAGAGATGAAAGATTTAAAGCCAGGCATGGTTTTAGCTGGAACAGTAAGAAATGTTTCGGATTTTGGTGCTTTTGTGGATATTGGAGTGCATCAAGATGGATTAGTTCACAAAAGCCAGATGGCAGATAGATTTGTAAAGCATCCATTAGATATTGTTAAAGTTGGAGATGTAGTAAAAGTATCTATTTTAGAAGTGGATGAGAAAAGAAAAAGGATATCATTAACTATGAAGGATATCAAAGAGTCGGAATAG
- a CDS encoding DMT family transporter, producing MNREKFYTNRRNIVLLATLCCFLWGSAYPAIKGGYELFNISGGDIPSKLIFAGYRFALAGIIVLWVQIISKKNIFVLNKKEIVQVTLLGIFQTTLQYIFFYIGLAYTTGIRSSIINGTGAFFSILLAHFIYKNDRLNVNKIVGCIVGFIGVIIVNLNGQDFFASSFSIQGEGFVMLAALILSASSIYGKKITQNQDASIVTGYQLFIGGLILLLLGYISGGCLSGFTFKSTSLLIYMALLSSVAFAVWTQLLKYNKVGIISIFNFLVPVFGSLLSAIFLGENIFDIKILISLIFVCLGIYMVYKIK from the coding sequence GTGAATAGAGAAAAGTTTTATACCAATAGAAGAAATATTGTTTTATTAGCTACTTTATGTTGTTTTTTATGGGGAAGCGCTTATCCTGCAATAAAAGGAGGATATGAATTATTCAATATATCAGGAGGGGATATTCCAAGCAAGTTGATTTTTGCTGGATATAGATTTGCATTAGCAGGCATAATAGTTCTTTGGGTTCAAATCATTAGTAAAAAAAATATTTTTGTTTTAAATAAAAAAGAAATAGTTCAAGTTACATTGCTAGGAATATTTCAAACAACATTACAATATATATTCTTTTACATAGGACTTGCATATACAACAGGAATAAGGAGTTCTATAATAAATGGAACCGGAGCATTTTTTAGTATCTTATTAGCGCACTTTATTTATAAGAATGATAGACTTAATGTGAATAAGATTGTTGGATGTATTGTTGGATTTATAGGAGTAATTATAGTTAATTTAAATGGACAAGACTTTTTTGCAAGTTCTTTTTCCATCCAAGGTGAAGGCTTTGTTATGTTGGCAGCATTAATTCTTTCAGCATCATCAATTTATGGAAAGAAAATAACTCAGAATCAAGATGCATCTATTGTTACAGGATATCAATTATTTATTGGTGGATTAATTTTGTTATTATTAGGATATATATCAGGAGGATGTTTATCTGGTTTTACATTTAAATCTACAAGCTTACTAATTTATATGGCACTTTTATCATCAGTAGCATTTGCAGTATGGACTCAGTTGTTAAAGTATAATAAAGTAGGAATAATATCAATATTCAATTTTTTAGTTCCTGTCTTTGGAAGTTTGCTTTCAGCAATTTTTCTTGGAGAAAATATATTTGATATAAAGATACTAATATCATTAATTTTCGTCTGCTTAGGGATATATATGGTTTATAAAATTAAATAA
- a CDS encoding ECF transporter S component, whose product MNNKTSKLIKISLLSAIALILMYFDFPVIPIFPWLKIDLSDVPALLGAFGFGPIVGILIELIKNLLYFFIKGSSIAGVIANFIVGSALVLPAGFIYHRNKSKKNAIVGMVVGLLIMEVAGILANVYILLPLYGMQMSPEELAKYVTVGLLPFNGVKAAMVNVLTYFLYKRVSVSIFKAEPNFGSVTDKKTV is encoded by the coding sequence ATGAACAATAAAACAAGTAAGCTTATTAAAATTTCTTTGTTATCGGCAATCGCACTAATACTTATGTATTTTGATTTTCCGGTAATCCCCATATTTCCATGGCTTAAAATCGATTTAAGTGATGTGCCAGCATTGTTAGGAGCTTTTGGTTTTGGTCCTATTGTTGGAATATTAATAGAATTAATTAAAAATTTATTATATTTCTTTATAAAGGGAAGTAGTATAGCTGGAGTTATTGCTAATTTTATTGTTGGATCAGCACTAGTTTTACCAGCAGGATTTATTTATCATAGAAATAAGAGTAAGAAGAATGCAATTGTAGGAATGGTAGTTGGTCTACTTATAATGGAGGTTGCAGGAATCCTAGCTAATGTATATATATTACTTCCTTTATACGGAATGCAGATGTCACCAGAAGAATTAGCTAAGTATGTTACTGTGGGATTACTACCTTTTAATGGAGTAAAAGCTGCAATGGTAAATGTATTAACATATTTCTTATATAAAAGAGTATCAGTATCTATATTTAAAGCAGAACCTAATTTTGGTTCAGTCACAGATAAAAAAACAGTATAA
- the rimI gene encoding ribosomal protein S18-alanine N-acetyltransferase, whose amino-acid sequence MNVHVSIMDENDIDDVLEISNLSFSSPWSRLSYEQELNNSLAKYFVAKIDNKVVGFIGTWIIVDESHITNVAVHPNYRKLGIGSKLIESMLSYCNEKNCTAYTLEVRESNKAAISVYEKHGFIIDGIRKEYYQDNKENALLMWLRIN is encoded by the coding sequence ATGAATGTACATGTTAGTATTATGGATGAAAATGACATTGATGATGTTTTAGAAATTAGTAATCTAAGTTTTTCATCTCCATGGAGCAGATTATCATATGAACAAGAATTGAACAATTCACTAGCAAAATATTTTGTTGCTAAAATTGATAATAAAGTTGTAGGTTTTATTGGAACATGGATTATTGTTGATGAATCTCATATAACAAATGTAGCTGTACACCCTAATTACAGAAAACTTGGAATTGGCTCAAAGCTTATCGAATCAATGCTAAGCTACTGTAATGAGAAAAACTGTACTGCATATACATTAGAAGTTAGAGAGAGCAATAAAGCTGCTATATCAGTTTATGAAAAGCATGGTTTCATAATTGATGGTATAAGAAAAGAATATTATCAAGATAATAAGGAAAATGCTTTATTAATGTGGCTTAGAATAAATTAA
- the tsaB gene encoding tRNA (adenosine(37)-N6)-threonylcarbamoyltransferase complex dimerization subunit type 1 TsaB yields the protein MITLAIDSSSKVATVALMKDENLLSEITLNDKREHSVVLMSIIEDLLKYNNLTVNDIDGYVVSKGPGSFTGLRIGMATVKGLSFGSNKPYVSISSLDALAFSASEFDGLICPVMDALRNSVYTALYKSNINSDTKVVSLEKLTDYSALDLDDLIELLKSKNEKVMFIGDGLDKYKDYLIKNCPNAYFPPNHLNLVRASALGELGSILLKNGICDDPNSTPFYLKKPQAEREYEQRMQLKNECTC from the coding sequence ATGATTACATTAGCTATAGATTCTTCATCCAAGGTAGCTACTGTTGCTTTGATGAAAGATGAAAATTTATTAAGCGAAATTACACTAAATGATAAAAGAGAACATTCAGTTGTTTTAATGAGTATTATTGAAGATTTATTAAAATATAATAATCTTACTGTAAATGACATAGATGGTTATGTTGTTTCTAAAGGACCAGGTTCATTTACTGGATTAAGAATAGGAATGGCAACAGTTAAAGGTCTTAGCTTTGGTAGTAATAAACCTTATGTAAGTATATCAAGTCTTGATGCCTTAGCTTTTTCTGCATCTGAATTTGACGGTCTTATATGTCCTGTAATGGATGCATTAAGGAATAGCGTATATACAGCTTTATATAAATCTAATATTAATTCTGATACAAAAGTTGTATCTCTTGAAAAACTTACAGACTACTCTGCTTTGGATTTAGATGATCTTATAGAGTTACTAAAATCAAAAAATGAAAAGGTAATGTTTATTGGAGATGGATTAGATAAATATAAAGATTATTTAATTAAAAATTGTCCTAACGCTTATTTTCCACCTAATCATTTAAATCTTGTACGTGCATCAGCTCTAGGTGAATTAGGAAGCATATTGTTGAAAAATGGAATTTGTGATGATCCAAACTCTACTCCATTTTATTTAAAAAAACCTCAAGCTGAAAGAGAATATGAACAAAGGATGCAACTAAAAAATGAATGTACATGTTAG
- the tsaE gene encoding tRNA (adenosine(37)-N6)-threonylcarbamoyltransferase complex ATPase subunit type 1 TsaE, translating to MKFEFNSVEETTKLGIQLGKLLNPGDIVCLTGDLGTGKTHITKGIARGLDIDDNITSPTFTIVNEYDSGRLKLNHFDVYRVSDPDEIYAIGFDDYIFSDAVSIIEWANYIEEILPKDLLHIYIEKDLSKGESYRKITLTPYGERYNYIKELKL from the coding sequence ATGAAATTTGAATTTAACAGTGTTGAAGAGACAACAAAACTGGGAATACAATTAGGAAAATTATTAAATCCAGGTGATATAGTCTGTTTAACTGGTGATTTAGGTACTGGCAAAACTCATATAACTAAAGGAATTGCTAGAGGCCTTGATATAGATGATAACATTACAAGTCCTACTTTTACAATTGTTAATGAATATGATAGTGGACGTTTAAAATTAAATCACTTTGATGTATATAGAGTAAGTGATCCTGATGAAATTTATGCAATAGGATTTGATGATTACATTTTTTCAGATGCAGTCTCAATTATAGAATGGGCAAATTATATTGAAGAAATACTGCCAAAAGACTTACTTCATATTTATATAGAAAAGGACCTTTCTAAAGGAGAAAGTTATAGAAAAATTACATTAACTCCTTATGGAGAAAGATATAATTATATAAAGGAGCTGAAATTATGA
- a CDS encoding metal ABC transporter substrate-binding protein: MKKITFAMVIITIVLSLGMSVFSSPLLANTDNTSTNRVESRDRYLNIMTVNKPQYDMVKKITKDKHNVEYMFTEGNDIRDFKYNNEVIENVSNMDLFIYSGTSFEPWTNTFIDELKKGNLGIINMARGIRLLNYEQDGISKENPYYFSGIEEYKIALYNAKAAIQDRDPQNRDYYEDNYNEAIKDFEKRIKHYDRKIKQLNGFTFITLSNDFDYLLKDLGLNIVKLDNHELSEFIKINNLDINKVVVIEDGEKPSGLDLSPYYSVKLWKYYGKMSFDDLIEYNVNELSKFAKDEPAKEDSKSEKTSASAQHSQKV, from the coding sequence TTGAAAAAGATTACTTTTGCAATGGTTATAATAACTATTGTTTTGTCTTTGGGAATGAGTGTATTTTCAAGCCCATTATTAGCTAATACAGATAATACTTCAACAAACAGAGTAGAGAGTAGAGATAGATATTTAAATATAATGACAGTAAATAAACCACAATATGATATGGTAAAGAAAATAACCAAGGACAAGCACAATGTTGAGTATATGTTTACTGAAGGAAATGATATAAGAGATTTTAAATATAATAACGAAGTTATAGAAAATGTTTCAAACATGGATTTATTTATATATTCAGGTACTAGTTTTGAACCTTGGACAAATACTTTTATAGATGAACTTAAAAAAGGGAATCTTGGAATAATAAATATGGCAAGAGGTATAAGACTTTTAAATTATGAACAGGATGGAATCAGCAAAGAAAATCCTTATTATTTTAGTGGTATTGAAGAATATAAAATAGCATTATATAATGCGAAGGCAGCAATACAAGATAGAGATCCTCAGAATAGAGATTATTATGAAGATAATTATAATGAAGCTATAAAGGACTTTGAAAAAAGGATAAAACATTATGATAGAAAAATAAAACAGCTTAATGGATTTACTTTTATAACATTAAGCAATGATTTTGATTATTTATTAAAAGATCTTGGACTTAACATTGTAAAGCTTGATAATCATGAATTAAGTGAATTTATAAAAATAAATAATTTAGATATAAATAAAGTGGTAGTAATTGAAGATGGAGAAAAGCCATCAGGTTTAGACTTATCACCATATTATTCAGTTAAATTATGGAAGTATTATGGAAAGATGTCTTTTGATGATTTGATAGAGTATAATGTAAATGAATTAAGTAAATTTGCAAAAGATGAACCAGCAAAGGAAGATAGCAAGTCAGAAAAGACTAGTGCATCTGCACAACATAGTCAAAAAGTATAA
- a CDS encoding helix-turn-helix domain-containing protein, which translates to MDKNKLKEIKEHGTENFPCGFYLKSSNKDKLLVKHHWHSELEMIYLKKGKYVVEINMDKHIIDDECFCFINSEELHYIDSTFPYSESAVVFDLKMLSFDMIDSIQMKLIQPMLNGNLKLPSFIHIENDFSKKILHEYKNILKAFKDEGPLSQEIEGNRAENLSSQIKIKASLLNILALLYENELIVNNTSESENYKVEYIKTIISYIQKNYSEKIYIKDMARQINMNEQYFCRFFKSMIGRSPIEYLNEYRIKKIEELLISTDRKVMDICLECGFNNMGNFINVFKKFTGMSPIKYRQEFKNKKS; encoded by the coding sequence ATGGACAAGAATAAATTAAAAGAAATTAAAGAACATGGAACTGAGAATTTTCCCTGTGGATTTTATTTAAAAAGCAGCAATAAAGATAAACTTCTTGTAAAACATCATTGGCATAGTGAACTTGAAATGATTTATTTAAAAAAAGGTAAATATGTTGTAGAAATAAATATGGATAAACATATAATTGATGATGAATGTTTTTGTTTTATAAATAGTGAGGAACTTCACTATATTGATTCAACATTTCCGTATAGTGAAAGTGCAGTTGTTTTTGATTTGAAAATGTTGAGTTTTGACATGATAGATTCAATACAGATGAAGCTTATCCAACCGATGCTTAATGGAAATTTAAAGCTTCCATCTTTTATACATATTGAGAATGATTTTTCTAAAAAAATATTACATGAATATAAAAATATATTAAAGGCTTTTAAAGATGAAGGTCCTCTTTCACAAGAAATAGAAGGGAATAGGGCTGAAAATCTTTCATCGCAAATAAAAATTAAAGCATCACTTCTTAATATTTTAGCATTGCTATATGAAAATGAGTTAATTGTAAACAATACTTCTGAAAGTGAAAATTATAAGGTAGAGTATATAAAAACTATAATATCTTATATTCAAAAAAATTATAGTGAAAAGATATATATAAAAGATATGGCTAGACAAATTAATATGAATGAACAGTATTTTTGTAGGTTTTTCAAATCAATGATAGGAAGATCTCCAATTGAATATCTTAATGAATATAGAATAAAAAAGATTGAAGAATTGTTAATTAGTACAGACAGAAAAGTTATGGATATATGTCTTGAATGTGGATTTAATAATATGGGCAATTTTATAAATGTATTTAAAAAATTTACTGGAATGAGCCCAATAAAATATAGACAGGAATTTAAGAATAAAAAGTCATAA